The Ziziphus jujuba cultivar Dongzao chromosome 7, ASM3175591v1 genome includes a region encoding these proteins:
- the LOC107424638 gene encoding uncharacterized protein LOC107424638, protein MFRALSSRRSCCNHEGVADEPTVSLLDAKLKKTRSLTARIFGSSSSLSQELLPDGSQVKHKKKVNKSHSHPLLSLFLARGKKKMTTTASPEFARYIEYVKEGGLWNMDSTWPVTHYD, encoded by the coding sequence ATGTTTAGAGCTTTGAGTTCACGGAGAAGTTGTTGCAATCATGAAGGTGTAGCTGATGAACCTACGGTCAGTCTGTTGGACGCCAAGTTGAAGAAGACGAGGAGTTTGACCGCTCGAATATTTGGTTCCTCGTCAAGTTTATCGCAGGAATTATTGCCCGACGGTTCTCAGGTAAAACACAAAAAGAAGGTTAACAAGAGCCATTCACATCCACTATTAAGTCTATTTTTAGCTCGTGGCAAGAAGAAAATGACAACAACAGCTAGTCCTGAATTTGCAAGGTATATAGAATATGTGAAGGAGGGAGGACTATGGAATATGGATTCAACTTGGCCTGTAACACATTATGACTGA
- the LOC107424685 gene encoding auxilin-like protein 1 isoform X2 yields MDNLSHSRQPNRGAVTLSKKICNNGGGGGGGVGFAVGKSLYDDVYGGPPKFGVSTLSPRMEDYSEIFGAFHASRGSAIPVLDLPAVDETEVFFDVRSSGFDYDEIFGGFDGIDFAISYEDLVDQPNRRDDDSSEEAWSAAESESLSGESDLSGKDQWFSNGSPNHDDACTEFSISYHKANQRNNEDKLNGMAHVTQLHAVRGFTCVVDEITTSQQTADENPTLKVADDKNLNLDFGLEMQKEKHLRKSMPNPLNGYARGQAFENELILQGADGRNGSSNKEAFVRVAEISLRTQPSQVPPPSRPPPVVEEIDASSSAAASAAAIKEAMEKAQAKLRSAKELMEKKKDSSQSSVKLASKKDIKEKEGKVSKTVDESNRIKHEKVKGNCERDDGGKTSLVREERPKVRKTAQEASGFLEGEQPSNASLKFVKEKLGKESGSSKVSSKIDEASEWKEATQFFELVTTDESRKAFEQANGKKILVQNTKLHEHGPREKAAMETLEQQSENDRKVKAVRENHELKELEQKKKVAKEPCGWEENIARLQAAKEAGKQKDHEKKIKITQEICILGESDKSFTMAKQHAQTKKKIAGTDKSKIYEDQVELKEKENQVELKEKETKFKGEQAIKHKKNERKPMEADKLTESENRLEQSCETVDNKERKKEALGHDGNEKRLKKSFEQALYEKQVKTVHEQEENERLREVLEKVENEKRLKEALLQQVKEESIKEALEQEKNKRQKENRKKEENEKRLKEAYEMDDYEKILKFPHGMDDLKKSLKAFEKEDDKKRSTKAPDEEARQEKLQEAFKQVEIENLSKETGECEETEEMLKDAIHLGDLKGLNKIHNGMNKDENCKEVKLAKKVQVLMEEDLGLSDEACEKHYTKNFQATQLASNNDKITGTMKAPEEAFSCGENRERTEPSNNERLQEVVEMETLSVDKNLKASTTAEENLEHEEYRFRMDNTEESLTSDDSVKKGTGEMNTGHEGSGGESGAFEVADVLIDKLLKAAFMAQGDLEQGKNQCIEEDAYHSLPADDSVKAGDGSGIGQLKTDKTKGFRQVDFIPENQEKECNHGWKGKAKNLKQDQDALNQEGNKDKVIPTPLVKECLENKSKPEATQPAMVDGKQNNQKSSQHVGASQTTERKEKNAEEPLMTGEKETERMKRQRELEDERLRKIEEEKEREREREKDRMAVDLAKLEARERAYAEARERAERAAVERATAEARQRAMSEARERLEKACAEAREKSLSGKAAMEARLRAERAAVERATAEARERAAEKAMAERAAYETRERVQRSVSDKFSASSRNNGMRQSSSSSNLQDVQFQSTGGPIYSYASVYSERYEGVEGESAQRCRARLERHRRTADRAAKALAEKNMRDLLAQREQAERNRIAETLDADVRRWSSGKEGNLRALLSTLQYILGPDSGWQPIPLTEVITAAAVKKAYRKATLCVHPDKLQQRGANIQQKYICEKVFDLLKEAWNKFNSEER; encoded by the exons atggaTAATCTATCGCATTCTAGGCAGCCGAACAGAGGGGCAGTGACGCTGTCGAAGAAAATATGTAacaatggtggtggtggtggtggtggtgttggCTTTGCAGTGGGTAAGTCTCTTTACGACGACGTTTACGGAGGTCCTCCGAAGTTCGGCGTGTCAACACTCTCGCCTCGCATGGAGGACTACAgtgagatttttggggcattTCACGCCTCCCGTGGTTCGGCGATTCCAGTGCTGGATCTTCCGGCGGTCGATGAAACCGAGGTCTTCTTTGATGTAAGGAGCTCCGGCTTTGACTACGACGAGATTTTCGGCGGGTTTGATGGTATAGATTTCGCTATTTCGTATGAGGACTTGGTTGACCAACCCAACCGCCGGGACGATGATTCTTCTGAAGAAGCTTG GTCTGCTGCAGAATCTGAATCTCTGTCGGGGGAGTCAGATCTTTCTGGCAAGGATCAATGGTTTTCAAATGGAAGTCCTAACCATGATGATGCCTGTACAGAGTTCAGCATATCCTATCACAAAGCTAATCAAAGAAACAATGAAGATAAGTTGAATGGGATGGCACACGTGACTCAACTGCATGCTGTTCGTGGATTCACTTGTGTGGTCGATGAAATTACAACCTCTCAACAGACAGCAGATGAGAATCCTACCTTAAAGGTGGCTGATGATAAGAATCTCAATCTGGATTTTGGTTTGGAAATGCAGAAGGAAAAGCATCTAAGAAAATCTATGCCAAACCCACTTAATGGTTATGCTCGTGGACAGGCATTTGAAAATGAACTTATACTACAAGGAGCAGATGGAAGAAATGGTTCTTCTAACAAAGAGGCATTTGTACGTGTAGCCGAAATCAGCCTTAGAACTCAGCCATCTCAAGTGCCACCGCCCTCTCGACCACCACCTGTTGTAGAAG AGATAGATGCTAGTTCATCTGCTGCTGCCTCTGCTGCAGCAATTAAAGAAGCAATGGAGAAAGCTCAAGCAAAACTGAGAAGTGCAAAAGAATTaatggagaagaaaaaagatAGTTCTCAAAGTAGTGTTAAATTGGCTTCAAAGAAAGATATTAAAGAGAAGGAAGGAAAGGTGAGTAAGACAGTTGATGAATCCAATAGAATAAAACATGAGAAAGTGAAGGGCAATTGTGAAAGAGATGATGGAGGAAAAACTTCACTGGTGAGGGAGGAAAGGCCAAAGGTTAGGAAGACAGCCCAGGAAGCTTCAGGATTCCTAGAAGGAGAACAACCTTCAAATGCTTCTCTAAAATTTGTAAAAGAGAAGCTGGGGAAGGAATCCGGGTCATCTAAGGTGTCTTCTAAAATTGATGAAGCCAGTGAATGGAAAGAAGCAACACAATTTTTTGAATTGGTAACAACAGATGAATCAAGGAAGGCTTTTGAGCAGGCAAATGGTAAGAAGATTTTGGTGCAAAATACAAAACTTCATGAGCACGGACCAAGGGAGAAGGCTGCCATGGAAACATTGGAACAGCAGTCAGAAAATGATAGGAAGGTAAAAGCAGTTAGAGAAAATCATGAGCTGAAGGAACTTgagcaaaaaaagaaagtagCAAAAGAACCTTGTGGGTGGGAAGAAAACATTGCAAGATTGCAAGCAGCTAAAGAGGCAGGCAAGCAAAAAGATCAtgagaagaagataaaaataacCCAAGAAATTTGTATATTGGGAGAAAGTGATAAGAGCTTTACAATGGCTAAACAGCATGCACAAACTAAGAAGAAGATTGCTGGAACTGATAAATCAAAGATATACGAGGACCAGGTAGAgttgaaagagaaagagaaccaGGTAGAGTTGAAAGAGAAAGAGACTAAGTTTAAAGGTGAGCAGGCTATAAAGCACAAGAAGAATGAGCGAAAACCGATGGAAGCTGATAAATTGACTGAAAGTGAGAATAGACTTGAGCAGTCATGTGAAACTGTAGAcaacaaagagaggaaaaaggaggCATTGGGGCATGACGGAAATGAGAAAAGGCTTAAAAAGTCATTTGAACAAGCATTATATGAGAAACAAGTTAAGACAGTTCACGAGCAGGAAGAAAACGAGAGGTTAAGGGAAGTTCTGGAGAAGGTGGAGAACGAGAAAAGGCTGAAAGAGGCTCTTCTACAGCAGGTGAAGGAGGAGAGTATAAAGGAGGCTCTTGaacaggaaaaaaataaaagacagaaagagaatagaaaaaaagaagaaaatgagaagAGACTAAAAGAGGCTTACGAGATGGATGATTATGAGAAAATACTGAAATTTCCTCATGGAATGGATGATCTGAAGAAGAGTTTAAAGGCCTTTGAGAAAGAAGATGACAAGAAAAGATCCACAAAGGCCCCAGACGAAGAAGCGAGGCAAGAAAAATTGCAAGAAGCATTTAAGCAGGTAGAAATTGAAAACCTCTCAAAGGAGACTGGTGAGTGTGAAGAGACTGAAGAGATGCTTAAAGATGCTATTCACTTGGGGGACCTAAAGGGGCTAAACAAAATACATAATGGAATGAACAAGGACGAAAATTGTAAGGAGGTAAAATTAGCCAAAAAGGTTCAGGTGCTCATGGAGGAGGATCTTGGGCTTTCTGATGAGGCATGTGAGAAGCATTATACTAAAAACTTTCAAGCAACCCAATTAGCTTCCAACAATGATAAAATCACTGGAACAATGAAGGCTCCTGAAGAGGCCTTTTCTTGTGGAGAAAATAGAGAGAGGACTGAACCCAGTAATAATGAAAGGCTACAAGAAGTAGTTGAAATGGAGACTCTGTCAGttgataaaaatttgaaagcTTCTACCACAGCGGAAGAGAATTTGGAGCATGAAGAGTATCGATTCAGGATGGACAATACCGAAGAGTCGCTTACTTCAGATGACAGTGTGAAGAAAGGAACTGGAGAAATGAACACTGGGCATGAAGGCAGTGGTGGGGAATCAGGAGCATTTGAAGTGGCTGATGTGCTGATTGATAAACTGCTGAAAGCAGCTTTTATGGCCCAAGGAGACCTAGAACAAGGTAAGAACCAATGTATAGAGGAAGATGCCTATCATTCACTTCCTGCTGATGACAGTGTGAAGGCAGGAGATGGATCAGGTATTGGACAACTAAAAACTGACAAAACTAAGGGTTTCCGTCAGGTTGACTTTATTCCTGAAAATCAAGAAAAGGAATGTAATCATGGATGGAAAGGGAAAGCAAAAAATCTAAAGCAGGACCAAGATGCCTTAAATCAGGAAGGGAACAAGGACAAAGTCATTCCAACTCCACTGGTAAAAGAGTGCcttgaaaataaaagtaaaccTGAAGCAACTCAGCCAGCTATGGTAGATGGAAAACAGAACAATCAGAAATCATCTCAGCATGTAGGTGCAAGCCAGACCacagagagaaaagagaagaatgCTGAAGAACCCCTTATGACTGGAGAGAAAGAAACTGAAAGGATGAAAAGACAAAGAGAGCTAGAAGATGAACGCCTCAGAAAGatagaggaagagaaagagagggagagagaaagagaaaaggatAGGATGGCTGTTGACTTGGCAAAACTTGAAGCTCGTGAAAGAGCATATGCAGAAGCCCGTGAGAGGGCGGAGAGGGCTGCTGTGGAGAGGGCAACAGCTGAAGCTCGACAAAGAGCAATGTCAGAGGCTCGTGAAAGATTAGAGAAGGCATGTGCAGAGGCCAGGGAGAAGTCATTATCAGGGAAAGCAGCTATGGAGGCCAGGCTTAGAGCTGAGCGTGCTGCAGTAGAAAGAGCTACAGCAGAGGCTCGAGAGCGTGCCGCAGAGAAAGCAATGGCAGAAAGGGCTGCTTATGAGACAAGAGAGAGAGTACAAAGATCTGTTTCAGACAAATTCTCTGCTTCTTCCAGAAATAATGGCATGAGGCAGAGCTCTTCATCCTCT AATCTACAAGACGTGCAGTTTCAGAGTACAGGGGGTCCAATATATTCATATGCCTCAGTTTATAGTG AGAGATACGAAGGAGTTGAAGGTGAATCAGCTCAAAGATGTAGAGCTAGATTAGAGAGACATCGCAGAACAGCTGATCGTGCG GCAAAAGCTCTTGCAGAGAAGAATATGCGTGATCTTCTTGCTCAGAGAGAGCAAGCTGAGAGAAAT AGGATAGCTGAAACTCTGGATGCCGATGTCAGGAGGTGGTCAAGTGGTAAAGAAGGGAACTTGCGTGCTCTACTTTCAACTTTGCAATAT ATCCTTGGGCCCGATAGTGGTTGGCAGCCAATTCCCTTAACAGAAGTCATAACCGCTGCTGCAGTAAAGAAAGCTTACAGGAAAGCAACACTTTGTGTTCATCCTGACAAATTACAACAACGTGGTGCAAATATTCAACAGAAGTACATATGTGAAAAAGTTTTTGATCTTCTAAAG GAAGCTTGGAACAAATTCAACTCGGAAGAGCGGTAG
- the LOC107424685 gene encoding auxilin-like protein 1 isoform X1, with the protein MDNLSHSRQPNRGAVTLSKKICNNGGGGGGGVGFAVGKSLYDDVYGGPPKFGVSTLSPRMEDYSEIFGAFHASRGSAIPVLDLPAVDETEVFFDVRSSGFDYDEIFGGFDGIDFAISYEDLVDQPNRRDDDSSEEAWSAAESESLSGESDLSGKDQWFSNGSPNHDDACTEFSISYHKANQRNNEDKLNGMAHVTQLHAVRGFTCVVDEITTSQQTADENPTLKVADDKNLNLDFGLEMQKEKHLRKSMPNPLNGYARGQAFENELILQGADGRNGSSNKEAFVRVAEISLRTQPSQVPPPSRPPPVVEGKKGDPSKFVSNYDALSSEGTSGCSSPSFFDVEIDASSSAAASAAAIKEAMEKAQAKLRSAKELMEKKKDSSQSSVKLASKKDIKEKEGKVSKTVDESNRIKHEKVKGNCERDDGGKTSLVREERPKVRKTAQEASGFLEGEQPSNASLKFVKEKLGKESGSSKVSSKIDEASEWKEATQFFELVTTDESRKAFEQANGKKILVQNTKLHEHGPREKAAMETLEQQSENDRKVKAVRENHELKELEQKKKVAKEPCGWEENIARLQAAKEAGKQKDHEKKIKITQEICILGESDKSFTMAKQHAQTKKKIAGTDKSKIYEDQVELKEKENQVELKEKETKFKGEQAIKHKKNERKPMEADKLTESENRLEQSCETVDNKERKKEALGHDGNEKRLKKSFEQALYEKQVKTVHEQEENERLREVLEKVENEKRLKEALLQQVKEESIKEALEQEKNKRQKENRKKEENEKRLKEAYEMDDYEKILKFPHGMDDLKKSLKAFEKEDDKKRSTKAPDEEARQEKLQEAFKQVEIENLSKETGECEETEEMLKDAIHLGDLKGLNKIHNGMNKDENCKEVKLAKKVQVLMEEDLGLSDEACEKHYTKNFQATQLASNNDKITGTMKAPEEAFSCGENRERTEPSNNERLQEVVEMETLSVDKNLKASTTAEENLEHEEYRFRMDNTEESLTSDDSVKKGTGEMNTGHEGSGGESGAFEVADVLIDKLLKAAFMAQGDLEQGKNQCIEEDAYHSLPADDSVKAGDGSGIGQLKTDKTKGFRQVDFIPENQEKECNHGWKGKAKNLKQDQDALNQEGNKDKVIPTPLVKECLENKSKPEATQPAMVDGKQNNQKSSQHVGASQTTERKEKNAEEPLMTGEKETERMKRQRELEDERLRKIEEEKEREREREKDRMAVDLAKLEARERAYAEARERAERAAVERATAEARQRAMSEARERLEKACAEAREKSLSGKAAMEARLRAERAAVERATAEARERAAEKAMAERAAYETRERVQRSVSDKFSASSRNNGMRQSSSSSNLQDVQFQSTGGPIYSYASVYSERYEGVEGESAQRCRARLERHRRTADRAAKALAEKNMRDLLAQREQAERNRIAETLDADVRRWSSGKEGNLRALLSTLQYILGPDSGWQPIPLTEVITAAAVKKAYRKATLCVHPDKLQQRGANIQQKYICEKVFDLLKEAWNKFNSEER; encoded by the exons atggaTAATCTATCGCATTCTAGGCAGCCGAACAGAGGGGCAGTGACGCTGTCGAAGAAAATATGTAacaatggtggtggtggtggtggtggtgttggCTTTGCAGTGGGTAAGTCTCTTTACGACGACGTTTACGGAGGTCCTCCGAAGTTCGGCGTGTCAACACTCTCGCCTCGCATGGAGGACTACAgtgagatttttggggcattTCACGCCTCCCGTGGTTCGGCGATTCCAGTGCTGGATCTTCCGGCGGTCGATGAAACCGAGGTCTTCTTTGATGTAAGGAGCTCCGGCTTTGACTACGACGAGATTTTCGGCGGGTTTGATGGTATAGATTTCGCTATTTCGTATGAGGACTTGGTTGACCAACCCAACCGCCGGGACGATGATTCTTCTGAAGAAGCTTG GTCTGCTGCAGAATCTGAATCTCTGTCGGGGGAGTCAGATCTTTCTGGCAAGGATCAATGGTTTTCAAATGGAAGTCCTAACCATGATGATGCCTGTACAGAGTTCAGCATATCCTATCACAAAGCTAATCAAAGAAACAATGAAGATAAGTTGAATGGGATGGCACACGTGACTCAACTGCATGCTGTTCGTGGATTCACTTGTGTGGTCGATGAAATTACAACCTCTCAACAGACAGCAGATGAGAATCCTACCTTAAAGGTGGCTGATGATAAGAATCTCAATCTGGATTTTGGTTTGGAAATGCAGAAGGAAAAGCATCTAAGAAAATCTATGCCAAACCCACTTAATGGTTATGCTCGTGGACAGGCATTTGAAAATGAACTTATACTACAAGGAGCAGATGGAAGAAATGGTTCTTCTAACAAAGAGGCATTTGTACGTGTAGCCGAAATCAGCCTTAGAACTCAGCCATCTCAAGTGCCACCGCCCTCTCGACCACCACCTGTTGTAGAAGGTAAAAAGGGAGATCCCAgtaaatttgtttcaaattatGACGCGCTTTCGTCTGAAGGAACCTCAGGTTGCagttcaccatctttctttGATGTAGAGATAGATGCTAGTTCATCTGCTGCTGCCTCTGCTGCAGCAATTAAAGAAGCAATGGAGAAAGCTCAAGCAAAACTGAGAAGTGCAAAAGAATTaatggagaagaaaaaagatAGTTCTCAAAGTAGTGTTAAATTGGCTTCAAAGAAAGATATTAAAGAGAAGGAAGGAAAGGTGAGTAAGACAGTTGATGAATCCAATAGAATAAAACATGAGAAAGTGAAGGGCAATTGTGAAAGAGATGATGGAGGAAAAACTTCACTGGTGAGGGAGGAAAGGCCAAAGGTTAGGAAGACAGCCCAGGAAGCTTCAGGATTCCTAGAAGGAGAACAACCTTCAAATGCTTCTCTAAAATTTGTAAAAGAGAAGCTGGGGAAGGAATCCGGGTCATCTAAGGTGTCTTCTAAAATTGATGAAGCCAGTGAATGGAAAGAAGCAACACAATTTTTTGAATTGGTAACAACAGATGAATCAAGGAAGGCTTTTGAGCAGGCAAATGGTAAGAAGATTTTGGTGCAAAATACAAAACTTCATGAGCACGGACCAAGGGAGAAGGCTGCCATGGAAACATTGGAACAGCAGTCAGAAAATGATAGGAAGGTAAAAGCAGTTAGAGAAAATCATGAGCTGAAGGAACTTgagcaaaaaaagaaagtagCAAAAGAACCTTGTGGGTGGGAAGAAAACATTGCAAGATTGCAAGCAGCTAAAGAGGCAGGCAAGCAAAAAGATCAtgagaagaagataaaaataacCCAAGAAATTTGTATATTGGGAGAAAGTGATAAGAGCTTTACAATGGCTAAACAGCATGCACAAACTAAGAAGAAGATTGCTGGAACTGATAAATCAAAGATATACGAGGACCAGGTAGAgttgaaagagaaagagaaccaGGTAGAGTTGAAAGAGAAAGAGACTAAGTTTAAAGGTGAGCAGGCTATAAAGCACAAGAAGAATGAGCGAAAACCGATGGAAGCTGATAAATTGACTGAAAGTGAGAATAGACTTGAGCAGTCATGTGAAACTGTAGAcaacaaagagaggaaaaaggaggCATTGGGGCATGACGGAAATGAGAAAAGGCTTAAAAAGTCATTTGAACAAGCATTATATGAGAAACAAGTTAAGACAGTTCACGAGCAGGAAGAAAACGAGAGGTTAAGGGAAGTTCTGGAGAAGGTGGAGAACGAGAAAAGGCTGAAAGAGGCTCTTCTACAGCAGGTGAAGGAGGAGAGTATAAAGGAGGCTCTTGaacaggaaaaaaataaaagacagaaagagaatagaaaaaaagaagaaaatgagaagAGACTAAAAGAGGCTTACGAGATGGATGATTATGAGAAAATACTGAAATTTCCTCATGGAATGGATGATCTGAAGAAGAGTTTAAAGGCCTTTGAGAAAGAAGATGACAAGAAAAGATCCACAAAGGCCCCAGACGAAGAAGCGAGGCAAGAAAAATTGCAAGAAGCATTTAAGCAGGTAGAAATTGAAAACCTCTCAAAGGAGACTGGTGAGTGTGAAGAGACTGAAGAGATGCTTAAAGATGCTATTCACTTGGGGGACCTAAAGGGGCTAAACAAAATACATAATGGAATGAACAAGGACGAAAATTGTAAGGAGGTAAAATTAGCCAAAAAGGTTCAGGTGCTCATGGAGGAGGATCTTGGGCTTTCTGATGAGGCATGTGAGAAGCATTATACTAAAAACTTTCAAGCAACCCAATTAGCTTCCAACAATGATAAAATCACTGGAACAATGAAGGCTCCTGAAGAGGCCTTTTCTTGTGGAGAAAATAGAGAGAGGACTGAACCCAGTAATAATGAAAGGCTACAAGAAGTAGTTGAAATGGAGACTCTGTCAGttgataaaaatttgaaagcTTCTACCACAGCGGAAGAGAATTTGGAGCATGAAGAGTATCGATTCAGGATGGACAATACCGAAGAGTCGCTTACTTCAGATGACAGTGTGAAGAAAGGAACTGGAGAAATGAACACTGGGCATGAAGGCAGTGGTGGGGAATCAGGAGCATTTGAAGTGGCTGATGTGCTGATTGATAAACTGCTGAAAGCAGCTTTTATGGCCCAAGGAGACCTAGAACAAGGTAAGAACCAATGTATAGAGGAAGATGCCTATCATTCACTTCCTGCTGATGACAGTGTGAAGGCAGGAGATGGATCAGGTATTGGACAACTAAAAACTGACAAAACTAAGGGTTTCCGTCAGGTTGACTTTATTCCTGAAAATCAAGAAAAGGAATGTAATCATGGATGGAAAGGGAAAGCAAAAAATCTAAAGCAGGACCAAGATGCCTTAAATCAGGAAGGGAACAAGGACAAAGTCATTCCAACTCCACTGGTAAAAGAGTGCcttgaaaataaaagtaaaccTGAAGCAACTCAGCCAGCTATGGTAGATGGAAAACAGAACAATCAGAAATCATCTCAGCATGTAGGTGCAAGCCAGACCacagagagaaaagagaagaatgCTGAAGAACCCCTTATGACTGGAGAGAAAGAAACTGAAAGGATGAAAAGACAAAGAGAGCTAGAAGATGAACGCCTCAGAAAGatagaggaagagaaagagagggagagagaaagagaaaaggatAGGATGGCTGTTGACTTGGCAAAACTTGAAGCTCGTGAAAGAGCATATGCAGAAGCCCGTGAGAGGGCGGAGAGGGCTGCTGTGGAGAGGGCAACAGCTGAAGCTCGACAAAGAGCAATGTCAGAGGCTCGTGAAAGATTAGAGAAGGCATGTGCAGAGGCCAGGGAGAAGTCATTATCAGGGAAAGCAGCTATGGAGGCCAGGCTTAGAGCTGAGCGTGCTGCAGTAGAAAGAGCTACAGCAGAGGCTCGAGAGCGTGCCGCAGAGAAAGCAATGGCAGAAAGGGCTGCTTATGAGACAAGAGAGAGAGTACAAAGATCTGTTTCAGACAAATTCTCTGCTTCTTCCAGAAATAATGGCATGAGGCAGAGCTCTTCATCCTCT AATCTACAAGACGTGCAGTTTCAGAGTACAGGGGGTCCAATATATTCATATGCCTCAGTTTATAGTG AGAGATACGAAGGAGTTGAAGGTGAATCAGCTCAAAGATGTAGAGCTAGATTAGAGAGACATCGCAGAACAGCTGATCGTGCG GCAAAAGCTCTTGCAGAGAAGAATATGCGTGATCTTCTTGCTCAGAGAGAGCAAGCTGAGAGAAAT AGGATAGCTGAAACTCTGGATGCCGATGTCAGGAGGTGGTCAAGTGGTAAAGAAGGGAACTTGCGTGCTCTACTTTCAACTTTGCAATAT ATCCTTGGGCCCGATAGTGGTTGGCAGCCAATTCCCTTAACAGAAGTCATAACCGCTGCTGCAGTAAAGAAAGCTTACAGGAAAGCAACACTTTGTGTTCATCCTGACAAATTACAACAACGTGGTGCAAATATTCAACAGAAGTACATATGTGAAAAAGTTTTTGATCTTCTAAAG GAAGCTTGGAACAAATTCAACTCGGAAGAGCGGTAG
- the LOC107424637 gene encoding protein BIG GRAIN 1-like B — MPKPPKPVQSITETEKNSTHTRTKLDKILKSGALKIYSKVKQPTHFLNSLFTAKKSKSSSSAHAVQSPSGRSGKRGPDRVKKTVRFDPVTVIVDENGRSCGHKCLHEPEEQEVGSTLMPAWKIKRSHEFQVSERTRRVEEAAREEFRRYYRQIQRDFLWDDDAVSCSSSDLFELENLE; from the coding sequence ATGCCCAAGCCGCCAAAGCCTGTTCAATCCATTACCGAAACAGAGAAGAACAGCACACACACTAGGACTAAGCttgacaaaattttgaaatcaggGGCTTTGAAGATTTACAGCAAGGTGAAACAGCCAACTCATTTCCTTAACTCTCTTTTCACTGCCAAAAAATCCAAGAGCTCGTCCTCCGCCCATGCCGTTCAATCACCTTCTGGTAGGAGTGGAAAACGTGGTCCTGATCGGGTTAAAAAAACCGTTCGTTTCGACCCTGTGACTGTCATTGTGGATGAGAATGGTCGCTCATGCGGTCACAAATGCTTGCATGAACCAGAAGAACAAGAAGTCGGCTCGACTCTAATGCCTGCATGGAAAATCAAACGGTCGCATGAATTCCAAGTGTCCGAGAGAACGCGGCGAGTGGAGGAAGCAGCCAGAGAGGAATTTAGGAGATACTATCGTCAAATCCAGAGAGATTTTCTTTGGGATGACGATGCAGTTTCCTGTTCAAGTTCGGATCTTTTCGAGCTTGAAAATCTTGAGTAA
- the LOC107424644 gene encoding gamma carbonic anhydrase 1, mitochondrial has translation MGTLGKAIYTVGFWIRETGQAIDRLGCRLQGSYYFQEQLSRHRTLMNVFDKAPVVDKDVFVAPSASIIGDVQVGRGSSIWYGCVLRGDVNSINIGAGTNIQDNSLVHVAKSNLSGKVLPTIIGDNVTVGHSAILHGCTVEDEAFVGMGATLLDGVYVEKHAMVAAGALVRQNTRVPCGEVWAGNPAKFLRKLTEEEMAFISQSALNYSNLARVHEAENAKGFDEIEFEKVLRKKFARRDEEYDSMLGVVRETPPELVLPDNILPDKVPKAS, from the exons ATGGGAACCTTGGGAAAGGCAATCTACACTGTCGGATTCTGGATCCGTGAGACCGGCCAAGCAATCGATCGCCTCGGCTGCCGTCTCCAAGGCAGTTACTACTTCCAAGAACAGC TGTCCAGGCATCGGACGCTCATGAACGTATTTGACAAAGCTCCTGTAGTTGATAAGGATGTATTTGTAGCCCCAAGTGCATCTATCATTGGCGACGTTCAGGTGGGACGAGGTTCCTCTATCTGGTACGGGTGTGTTTTGAGAG GTGATGTTAACAGCATAAATATTGGAGCTGGAACCAATATACAAGATAATTCCCTTGTTCATGTAGCAAAGTCTAATTTGAGTGGAAAGGTTTTACCAACTATCATTGGAGATAATGTTACTGTCG GTCACAGTGCCATCCTACATGGATGCACTGTGGAGGATGAGGCATTTGTTGGAATGGGTGCAACCTTGCTGGATGGAGTTTATGTTGAGAAACATGCCATGGTTGCAGCTGGAGCCCTTGTTAGGCAGAATACTAGGGTTCCCTGTGGAGAG GTATGGGCAGGTAACCCAGCAAAGTTCTTGAGAAAGCTGACAGAAGAAGAAATGGCATTCATTTCACAATCTGCTCTAAACTATTCCAATTTGGCACGGGTCCATGAAGCTGAAAATGCAAAAGGCTTTGATGAGATTGAGTTTGAGAAGGTGCTTCGCAAGAAGTTTGCCCGCCGGGATGAGGAATATGATTCAATGCTCGGTGTTGTTCGTGAAACACCCCCTGAGCTTGTCCTTCCTGATAACATTCTTCCAGATAAAGTACCCAAGGCCTCATAA